From a region of the Rhipicephalus microplus isolate Deutch F79 chromosome X, USDA_Rmic, whole genome shotgun sequence genome:
- the LOC119186081 gene encoding ubiquitin-conjugating enzyme E2 Z, translating into MDEPRRSAATCNLETALAQPRQPSGQCLLRLNRDLKNIIDNPVPGIYVEPEKGDVTYVHTVIIGPDNTPCQGGLFHFVLKFPLGYPDRPPQVRFMTTDGGRVRFNRKLYSSGLVSLRIPGTFHGPSWNPEMTLKTMVVSIQSSLIEQPLDNEPALGREFKTWLQKTISCNAKLRFQTIKVAVCDALEACLLGKSLYPQDLQIAVMKHFVKQYDKYESVAFSLLGEDSSEEESKQYAVLFERLQDLHDRILQNSPTMRKM; encoded by the coding sequence ATGGACGAACCTCGGCGAAGTGCAGCTACGTGCAATTTGGAGACCGCGTTGGCCCAGCCCAGGCAGCCGTCAGGGCAGTGTCTGCTGAGACTTAACCGTGACCTCAAGAACATCATAGATAACCCTGTGCCAGGAATCTACGTCGAGCCCGAAAAAGGCGACGTCACCTACGTCCACACCGTCATCATTGGACCCGACAACACGCCGTGCCAGGGAGGCTTGTTCCATTTTGTGCTCAAGTTCCCCCTCGGCTACCCAGACCGTCCACCGCAGGTACGCTTCATGACGACCGACGGCGGAAGGGTGCGCTTCAACCGGAAACTGTACAGCAGTGGGCTCGTCTCGCTCAGAATTCCGGGCACGTTTCATGGACCCTCGTGGAACCCGGAGATGACCCTGAAAACAATGGTGGTTTCGATCCAGTCGTCGCTCATCGAGCAGCCGTTGGACAACGAACCTGCACTGGGACGTGAGTTCAAAACTTGGCTTCAAAAGACGATTAGTTGCAACGCCAAACTGCGCTTCCAGACTATCAAGGTTGCGGTTTGCGACGCACTCGAGGCTTGCCTCCTCGGCAAATCGTTGTACCCGCAGGACCTGCAGATAGCTGTGATGAAGCACTTCGTAAAACAATATGACAAGTACGAAAGTGTAGCCTTCTCCCTACTTGGCGAAGACTCAAGCGAAGAGGAATCCAAGCAGTACGCAGTGCTATTCGAGAGACTGCAAGATTTGCATGATCGAATACTGCAAAACAGCCCAACGATGAGGAAAATGTGA